The Ramlibacter sp. PS4R-6 nucleotide sequence TGGCGCAGGCCGGCGTGCCCGAGCATCCGCACAACGGCGAATCGCAGGACGCGGTGGATTCCTTCGTGGGCATGCCCACCGGCGCGCTCACCACCGCGAAATCCGAGAACGCCGAAATCCTCGTGCCCGAGCTCGGCAAGTGGCTCGAAGTGCGCTCGCGTTACCTGAACTGGGTGGACGGGCGCCTGGCGCAGATGGTGATCGCCACCGACATCACGCCGCGCCGAGTCGCCGAGGAACAGTCGTCGGCGCAGGCCGAGCGCGCGCAGGCGGCGAGCCGCCTGATCACGATGGGCGAGATGGCATCGTCGGTCGCGCACGAATTGAACCAGCCGCTCACGGCCATCAACAACTACTGCCACGGCCTCGTCTCGCGCATCCGCAACAAGCAGATCAACGACACCGACCTGCTCGCCGCGCTGGAGAAGACGGCGCGCCAGGCGCAGCGCGCCGGCCAGATCATCCAGCGCATCCGCTCCTTCGTGAAGCGCAGCGAGCCGAACCGCACCATGTCCGACATCCCGCAGATGGTGAACGAGGCGGTCGAACTCGCCGAGATCGAACTGCGCCGGCGCAACGTGCGCCTGTCGCACTACGTCGCCGCGCGCCTGCCGAAGGTGGAGGTCGACCCGATCCTGATCGAGCAGGTGCTGGTGAACCTGATGAAGAACGCGGCGGAGTCCATCGACAACGCCAAGCGCCCGGTCTCGCGGCGCAGCGTGGAGCTGCGCGTGATCCCGAAGCAGGTCGAAGGCCAGGACGTCATCGAGTTCTCCGTGGCCGATTCGGGCCAGGGCCTCGCGCCCGAGGTGATGGACCGCCTGTACGAGGCCTTCTTCTCCACCAAGGTGGAGGGCATGGGCATCGGCTTGAACCTGTGCCGCACCATCGTGGAGTCGCACCAGGGGCGGATGCAGGCGCAGAACATCTACAATGGCAGCGAAGTCGCCGGATGCCGTTTCTCCTTCTGGATCCCTGTTTCCGGTGCTAGCAATTCGATAGCGAAGAAGGACTCTGGGGTGACTGTATGAGCCTGATCCCGAAAAAGGGAACGGTCTACGTGGTGGACGACGACGAGGCCGTCCGCGACTCGTTGCAATGGCTGCTCGAGGGCAAGGACTACCGCGTCCGCTGCTTCGATTCCGCCGAATCCTTCCTGGCCCGCTACGACCCGCGCGAGGTCGCCTGCCTGATCGTCGACGTGCGCATGAGCGGCATGACCGGCCTGGAGCTGCAGGACCGCCTGCTGGAGCGCAAGTCGCCCCTGCCCGTCGTCTTCATCACCGGCCACGGCGACGTGCCCATGGCCGTGAACACGATGAAGAAGGGCGCCATGGATTTCATCCAGAAGCCCTTCAAGGAAGACGAGCTGGTGAGCCTGGTCGAGCGCATGCTCGAACACGCCAAGGGCGCCTTCGCCGAGTACCAGAGCGCCGCCAGCCGCGACGCGCTGCTGTCCAAGCTCACGAGCCGTGAAGCCCAGGTGCTCGAGCGCATCGTCGCCGGCCGCCTGAACAAGCAGATCGCCGACGACCTCGGCATCAGCATCAAGACGGTGGAGGCGCACCGCGCCAACATCATGGAAAAGCTCAACGCGAACACGGTCGCCGACCTGCTGAAGATCGCGCTGGGCCAGAACGCACCCAAGGCCGCCGCGCCCACCTGACCTGATCCCATGGCTGCGCAACTCATCGACGGCAACGCGCTTGCCAGGCAGATCCGCGCCGAAGTCGCGGGGCGGACGCAGGCGCTGAAGGCGCGCGGCGTCCAGCCGCATTTGTCGATCATCCTCGTGGGAGAAGACCCGGCCAGCGTGGTCTACACGAAGCACAAGGTCAACGACAGCACCGAGACGGGCCTGTCGGCGACGCTCGAGCGCTATCCCGACACGATGGCCGAAGCCGAGCTCCTCGCGCGTATCCGCACGCTGAACGCCGACCCGAAGGTCCACGGCATCCTGGTGCAACTGCCCTTGCCGAAGCACATGGACGCGCACAAGGTCATCGAGACGATCTCGCCCGCGAAGGACGTCGACGGCTTCCATGTGCAAAGCGCCGGCGCCCTGCTGACCGGCCTGCCGGGCTTCCTGTCTTGCACACCCTACGGCTGCATGAAGTTGATCGAAACCACCGGCATCGACCTGCGCGGCAAGAACGCGGTGGTGATCGGCCGCAGCAACAATGTCGGCAAACCCATGGCCCTGATGCTCCTGGGAAAAGACGCCACGGTGACGATGTGCCACAGCCGCACGAAGGACCTGAAGGCGCACACGCTCATGGCGGACGTCGTCGTGGCCGCCGTCGGCAAACGCAACGTGCTGACGAAGGACATGGTCAAGCCGGGCGCCGTCGTGATCGACGTCGGCATGAACCGCAACGACGAGGGCAAGCTCTGCGGTGACGTGGACTTCGACGGCGTGAAGGAAGTCGCGGGCTGGATCACGCCCGTCCCCGGTGGCGTGGGCCCGATGACCCGCGCCATGCTGCTCGTCA carries:
- a CDS encoding response regulator transcription factor; the protein is MSLIPKKGTVYVVDDDEAVRDSLQWLLEGKDYRVRCFDSAESFLARYDPREVACLIVDVRMSGMTGLELQDRLLERKSPLPVVFITGHGDVPMAVNTMKKGAMDFIQKPFKEDELVSLVERMLEHAKGAFAEYQSAASRDALLSKLTSREAQVLERIVAGRLNKQIADDLGISIKTVEAHRANIMEKLNANTVADLLKIALGQNAPKAAAPT
- a CDS encoding bifunctional 5,10-methylenetetrahydrofolate dehydrogenase/5,10-methenyltetrahydrofolate cyclohydrolase — its product is MAAQLIDGNALARQIRAEVAGRTQALKARGVQPHLSIILVGEDPASVVYTKHKVNDSTETGLSATLERYPDTMAEAELLARIRTLNADPKVHGILVQLPLPKHMDAHKVIETISPAKDVDGFHVQSAGALLTGLPGFLSCTPYGCMKLIETTGIDLRGKNAVVIGRSNNVGKPMALMLLGKDATVTMCHSRTKDLKAHTLMADVVVAAVGKRNVLTKDMVKPGAVVIDVGMNRNDEGKLCGDVDFDGVKEVAGWITPVPGGVGPMTRAMLLVNTLEAAERASQ